Within Anopheles nili chromosome 3, idAnoNiliSN_F5_01, whole genome shotgun sequence, the genomic segment CTATGCAAGCGACAAATTATTCATCACTTTGTGTTGTGTACATGCCCGGAcaacattaaaaacaaacgagtaAAAGAAATTTCACACGAGAGATTTAAGAAAAGCCACTAAActtcacaaacaaacattGATTGCTTACAAATACGCATCTGTCATACTATCACCACTCTTTTTCACCACCGGCAATTGGTACTCACCACAACTGTCTCATACAATTTGACAACTCGTATTAAGGGCTGCTGTACAGTCTTATTGTTTATGCATGAAAATATCGTtgagaaaaattgaattacttATTATATATAAACAATATAAATATCTTacgttataaaaaaatgtaaaacgaaTCAAATATGTACCTTAAATTaataatgctttttttgtttttaattgaataggAATTTAAATGTATTAACTATTATTTTGCCTTATTTTATGTATCTTATGTATGTAATTTTATGTAAGATATAtctttaaaattatttattgaacTTTTTAAATTCGCTTGCTTTTCCAAAAatgaaaagattaaaaaaaatataatgaagTGGATATATTGCCATCACAAATCATTATCGCTCAAAGCccaaataaactaaaaaagcATGTTACGCATCTTGAAACCGTTTGTTCCGATAATGCCAAGGCCATGCAACGGATTGACCAGAGGCTCGGGCAAACAAACCTCACACCTTACCACCTCTCAACGGATGCACAAATGCATAAAACCGGCATCGTCATAAGGTGGTTCTGCGACTTTTGAATGGAAGTGCACGTGCAGTGCCATGCGGTTAACGAGCACCTAACACATTTTGAAATTCTGCCCCGCCATCAGCTATTTATCACCCGCACAACGAGAGACCACTGGCTACGACgtacaaaacgaaacgcagcATCCAAACCCCCACCTGAGAACACGTTTCAACGcgaggaccaaaaaaaatgtcgcTGAATATGTGATGAGCTCGTGCCGTTCCTTGAATTCGCGGCCCCACCTAAAACTTCCTACAAACGGAGATCATCGCGAAGATGCCGATGCTGTTCGATTCAGTTTGAATTCATCCGCCAACGGTAACGGAACGCATTTTAAACGCTTTGTTAGATAGTGATTACGAAGCCCATCTGTTTTATAATCATGCAGCTGAATGGAAAGATCGCCGTTGCGATCGTGATCTGTGCGTCAGCGCTATTCTTTTACGGTAATTCTATTCTTACGCCAACGCCGATCCCGTGATGGAAACCGTTCCAGAAACGCGAGGCGTGAAACTCGTGACTTTTCATCCGTGTCAAGGACGTGTGAGCATTGGAAATGcatgaaaagcgaaagtgtTATTTCGATTACACCGATTCACGCCTACAGTGGGTGGTGTCGGGCTCGAGCCAAGGGAAAATTGTGGGAAGAGATGCATATTCAATGCTGGTGCAATCGCACAATGCCGTTCTAGAGGTTCGATCAGTTGGGCAAGGTTTGAACTTTTGTAAAGTTGCTTCAGTGTGCTTTATTCATTCGGCATTTGATGCATGGTGCGCTGACGTGAACACGTTGCTCGATGGTAGGAAACGAAAAGTTCAGATGGTGGgatgattttgtttgatcaTACCGGTTTACCTTGAAGCGGGAAGATGTCTCACGCGGTTGGTTTCATCCGCGGGTCGCATGGCAAATAAATGCCTTTCAAGGTTGATTattttgagccattttttgGATATTTTGACGCACGAGTCACTGATTAGCGGTGGATCATATCCTCATTCTTGCATGTTTACCATCGGTTGATTTGATTGTATCAGTCGTGTGACTTAGCGCTATTGGAAGTCGATCGAAGACCTACGAATAATTCATGCTAGTCATAATTATCATAACCAGAAACAACCAAATCAACTAAAACGAATGCTGATCAGGCATGGTAGTATAAACTCAACATATTTTCGACACCTTTGTAAAGTTCAAAgtatctccttttttttctttcctgcgcATGATTAATTCAACCTCAACCTGttccgttttttcttcacagCACATGGTCAGTCCTGTCCGGAGCGAAATGGTCGTTATCCCGTGTCCGATCAGTGCGACGCTTATACTGAATGTGTTGTAAGTATTTATTCTGACGGCTAGGCGGTTGGATGTCGTGCagacgcttgattttaaatattcaaatcatCTGCCACGtgtttcatactctctctagGATGGTGAACCTAAACGACAGCTTTGCCCGGATGGATTGCTGTTCAACGACAAGGCATCATTGTTCACTTATCCTTGCCAATATCCGATCGACGTAGACTGCGGAAGCCGCTCGAGAACCCAACCACCGATCCCGACGGAAGAATGTCCACATCAGTTCGGCTACTACAAGGTGGGCGATCGGGCCAATTGTGGACAGTTCAAGAACTGTGCCGGTGGAACAGCTTTCGTGCTTGATTGTCCCACGGGGCTCGCCTTCAATTCGGCCACATATCAGTGCGATTGGGCCGACCTAGTGGAGGATTGTGATGCTGAGGCGTATCTAGGCTTTAAGTGCCCTCCCCAGGCACAAGGACTGATTCAACCGGTGCGGTTCTTCCGTGCACCCAACGATTGTCAGAAATACTTCCTGTGCGTTGACGACAGGCCGAGAGTGAACTTCTGCGGCCCGGAACAGGCCTTTAACGAGCTCATCAACGCGTGCGACGGTCTCGCGAACGTCACCGGGTGTGCTTAGGATCTCGTTCCTAATATTCTCAATACGTTCCATATCCTCAATTAATTCACTAAAATACTCGAATCAATTTGTGCTATTTAATGGGCCCGCTCGTgtcggggaggggggggggggggggcttgtGCTAGATAGCAGAAGCGTTTGCGTGCGGCACAAAtatacgctagtatcgaaataaaaatataaaaaaagtgATGCTACAACATGGCACACTAAGGCATGtgaataaaaccaacaacgACCCAATATTGTCGTGTTCGTTCATTTGACTAGAATAGAATGATGGTGTACCAGCATAGGATGACGAATGTTGGGTGCATTTAGATCCTGCATCCTTCACGCTTGCCGTAAAGTGCGACAATCTCGCCCTCGATAGTACTGTGCATAAAGGCACGTTGTTTCGATTGCTGCGATGGCCTGTTTGCTTGCGCCATCGTCTTTATACCTGGACGGTGCACTAAGAATCCATTGTCCAGCACATGATAATCATATCCCAAAATGCACATAATAAATCCCTAAAACAGGACAAGATACGTGACATGACCCCGCAATCATTTATAGCAATTAAGCGCACACTCACCTGAGTCATTTTATCAGCTTTTCCTTCCCAGCTTAATCGTTCTTCGTACTGCGGTTCGCGCTGTGTGCCGACATAAATCGGCTCCCAGGACGAGAAGGCTCCTTCTCGCTTCGACGTCACCTGAATGTCCATCGTGTAATCGTACTTCACCACGTCTAGCCACTCCGCATACCCGGGCACCGTATGGCAGTTAGAGCAGATTTTCTCGTGAAACTTTATCGCTTCTCCTTGCTCTAGTGCTTTCAGCAAATGAGCTTTATCAACAGGGATGTCCCTTCCTTCGGCAACCTCGAACACTGGCAGAACGTAGACGCTCGGACTGTGCAGAGTGTACTGGTAGAATGGATGTGCGATCATCCGCAGGAACATAGGTATAAAGTCAGGATTGGGGTAGAGCTCGATGTCACTCGCGAGAACGAAGTGCGTCTGTGCGGAACTACGGGCTATGTTCCGTGCCACGTTCACCGGATACGTTAAGTTATGCTCCATACGATACGTGTCCACAAACCCGCCTGACACATTAGTTAGATTCGTATTAGCACAGTCCAGCGGGGTCGCCAACAGCTTCCGGTAGTGATGGATCGGATTTTCGGGAAGGTGTTCTCGACCAAAGTATAGATGAAAGCTCACATACTCTTTAACGAGTGAACGGCGCTCGTGGCAATCTACTAGGTAGCGTATTAGTTCCACCGCACGGTCCAGATCTTTGCCAGGTGCGTAGACCGCGATACTAACAGGTGCAAGCCATCGCTCCAACAGTGGAACCACGTTGTCCAGGAACGTATGATCCCCGTGCGTGGTGTATGTGATAGTTTCGTAACACTCAACTGGCCGTTCCGTGGTGATAAAATTGCGCAAGACGTAATGCTCACCGTGCCTTTCCAGCTGGTATGCGTTTGATTGCTTGTTGCAGTTCAGTATGGTTCTTGAAATAGTGCAAAGAATCGGTAAGAAACAGACATAAGTGGTGCTAATTGAAATAACCGAGTCATTGATTTGAGCCGATCTGATTCAAGGCGGAATGGAAACCCGTAATCAAATTGATTCAATAAGGTGGGGGGAACAAAGACTACTCTCTTCCAAGATAACAAAACTAAaagaatgttttgttttgcgcctCTACCAAACGAATTTTTCCAAAGACTTCTCTCTTACAAGATAACAAAACTAaaatatgtttcgttttgcgccTCCACCAAACGCATTTTTATAAATCATATATACTCGGCCATGACGGCTAAAATTTccctgttttattttttaatgataTTCACTTAAAGATGTTttactgttgttttttttcaaaagcagaaaagaaacagTTGCATGTTCTCCCTCATGCAATCACTCAAACAATCAACCTGAGCTGATAACGATAGCTATGACGCGCAAACAGAAAATAATCTTCCCCATCACAAGGGTTGTTCCAACACACGTTTACATGTTTCGTTAACAGCCTATCGGTCGCATTAATTCCGCAGGAAGTACTTACTTTAGTCGACGCAGTAGTGCCTCGTGCGTTACCCCCTCCTCTAGATACTGATTTCGAGTGTAATCCGTTCCGACTTTCGGCTGATAGTAGTATCCCATGAGGCAAAATAGTATGAAGAACAGgatcaccagcaacagcaccgtCCGGAGCACGGTCGAGCGCCGGGCCACCATGGTGGCATCGTCCACAAGCAGTGGTTTGTAGTTTACTCTGTGGCTTAATGCTGTCATCTGACCGTAAGTTCAGGTCCAGTGCTTCAAGGACTCCGCGATCGATGCTTTGGAACACTTTATGCGAGAGAACGAGGCGTCGTTCAAGCGGCCTGTGCCTCTAACATACTCGATCGCACAATCGATCACAAACGGCTCTCAGAGCGCGTGATTTGATCGTCTGACGATCGAAATCGTTCAATCGTAATGCGCAGTGAAACTCTCACAGCTAATGCGTTCAACAGTTTGCCGACAAAACGTGTGTTCTAACGTGTCGATCACGTCGATTTAACGAGCACTATATGTAAACCTTGGGAAATTAGCACCTCCAAGAGCAGACAACCTAAGTGCAACGGCCGTGTGGTGTGCTCTACTCCGTTGAGGCTGTTCACTTGGCCACGTCCCAGTTCGAACGGTACCGCGCGGACAACTGAGTACGGTAGGTCTGGCGACTGACTCGGCATAACATTTCTCGACGATATCACATCGTACAGTGATAAGATAAGGGCGCATTCATTCTGAATTCGGCAGTTTAACCCACCTTCTTTACGATGAATCGGCAGCTTTCGAAGCCATATTTTTTCACGGATCATGCAAAACTGTGAGTCATGAATAGCGTCTACAGAAATGAAACGTGCTTCTTCGAAGATCGCGATCGATGGTCATCATTGGTAAACCTCCGTTAAGCTTCGTCAAACACGTGAGCGATTTCTTTAAAAAAGGAACACTTCTATGGAAATACATTTATTACTCCCGAGGATTCTGCATGTGTGCCTATcgttttttctgctttgttttacACCTGTACAATCTATGCTCCATTTACGAGTGTGCCCATGTCGTGCAAGGCATCAACCCACTTTTCCAGTTCGTAATACATCCATCGTGCGCTGGTGATGTGTGGAAAGCGAACATAAAGTCGTAGCAcaaaacgccaaaaaaaaagaaaactatatTTGCCAACATTAGGTTGAAACGAACTATATGTACAATTTTTGTCAATTTCAAATCACACACAATATAAATGAAAGTATACTCTTTGACTTTCGTGCCACTACCGTCTCTGTTACGTACATGATTGTTTGGGATAGCTTTCGTATGGAAATAGATGAAACGAACTAATGAACGAACTTGCTTTTCTATGCAAATATGCGCTCAAATAGGATGGAATTCCCACCACGCGCTCAAGTGCATGATTgctaatgaataaattaatatcTAGGGCTATATATATGTACACAAGCTAACGTAAATTACGATAGAGAAACACTGTAATGATACGCTAATGATAAAAGTAACCCATACATCTTGTTCATGGTATCGAGCATTCGTCGTTCATGTAGTTTTTCGTATAATGAAGGATAGGTGTAAAGATTCTAGGTCATCGTTTCGTTGAGAATTGATAGTATCTATCTTATTGCCCGAGTCGATTTGATCTTGCTTCATATGCATTGCCTTTAGTGAGATTTCTAGTGTATATTTTGTGTATGCTAGTACTCCATCAACTCTTTTGCTTCGGACAGTTTTTAAATCTGTCGAGAATCGGCCCAATTATGCATTATGCCAGGCTTGATTTgttcgttcgattttgtgTATGATTTTGCATGTGCTTTATATTCTACCATACGAGTAAGGCACTTACTATGGAGACGTAAAGTAAACACCTACAATAGTGAGATTTACGATTACTTTGTCCGCTtggtttcattaaattttattacggCCGTACTCTAGTGACCGTACCTGGTTGGTATGTTAAGCTAAATGAAGAATAGCTATTGAGCGAGTAATGCAAATGAATAGAATTAGTAGAACAGTACGCTAAGGATTACAATAGAAGATTGATATTTGCTTTTATCGAGAAAAGTATGAAAGATAATAGCAACTGTTGTATGCTACTTTTTAGGTTTCGATATGTTActagtttttgtttatttgcacaaACCTTTGCTATCAGCAAAAAACAGCAGAACATTTATGCCCGTGTGTATTATAAAATGTATAGTgtacaatgaaaaaaaaaaataaacatatgttTCTTTATGGGTTACTTGAATTATGGAAAGAGTATTTCAAATGTTTCTACAAGCTGTTAAACAAATcggaataataaataaaaatgatacgCGGgcttttgaatgaaaattaaaatcgtGTCGGGGCCAAACTATTAGGCGTAAAATATGCTGAGAGCATGGACAATTGTTAGGGAAGATAGGAATTGTATACATGGTTTAAACTGcgtgattttaaaataataatcttACTACATCATTTTATTTGGAGAAAGGCTGTCAAGAAACACATTTCCAGATTGAGCCAACGAGATTCGAACCTTCTACACAGCAGTTATCTCTCACAATTCAATTGAGTTTCAAATTGTAAGACTCCATTCAATTAAAAGTGTTTCCATGGGCATGTGTAGAGCATttaatttcatgttttctgGAAAACTTATCAGATCAGTGCTTGGTCTTTCTGTAATATTTGTTAACATTCATGATTTATCGATTTCTCTACAATTTAAAACGTGCCACTTTGTAAAATATCTATCAATTAATTGTATGCTATATTACGCACTGTGAATGATTCCGTGTCATTCGACGACACTTACTGATTCTAAGTTTCTTTCTTCAAACTTTCTGTTCTAAGCCTATTTCAGAATCATAATATTGGTGTAAAAGACGCTTCAGCTTAGCTGCAAATGAGTGGCAAATATCAGAccgaaattaaaaaagaaaataaaaattcatcataAAATCAATATTGCTGTGCCGATAAAGAGTATATTCCAACTCCGCAAATAGCGACAAAGAACACATTTCAAATGTGTACACTATTGACCGTGTCCTCATCAAAACATTAAACCGTCGTATGACTACGCGTTTGGAAACTCCTATGCGACCAAGGGGACGAGAGTTTCTAGATACGACACTTACTATGAAAATGGATTGCCTTAGCCTTTCGTAATtccatgcacacacaaaaacagatCTTCTCAAACATTTCGTTATCACTTGGCAATGTTATTTGCTAACCTTTCTTCTCGCTCCTCAAACTAAAAAAGTAACTCAAGTGTTCTCAGGTAATATCACGTTTTTGGAAACGGTTCGCTATCGCGATCGTCCCCGCTACCCAATGCACAATGTCTTTGGATCTTCGGGGACTGTTCCACTGTTGGATAGATCCTAAATCATACATTAATCGCGTCATCCCGCTGACGTACGTATCCGTAAGCACGAGAGTATGACCTACCTGCACACTTGCTTATCATAAAATGGTTCCTTATACCCTGTAGACTTCCCCTGCAATGGCAGCAAGGACAGGGACCATGcgctcatcatcgtcgccTGCGTCGAATGTAGCCCTTTGGTTTACCTTTCTTGCGCCGGTTGCCCACGTGCGGCCTATAGGGAACCGCAGGCAGGGCCGACATGACAGAAAATGAAGACCATCCGGCCGCAGAACCGAAGGACGATGAGATCATGGTCCGCGAACGTCTACCAATTATACccctaccaccaccaccgacattAGCACCAttaccaccatcaccatcagcattAGTACTACCATTGCCACCGACGTCGTT encodes:
- the LOC128725549 gene encoding protein obstructor-E; this translates as MQLNGKIAVAIVICASALFFYAHGQSCPERNGRYPVSDQCDAYTECVDGEPKRQLCPDGLLFNDKASLFTYPCQYPIDVDCGSRSRTQPPIPTEECPHQFGYYKVGDRANCGQFKNCAGGTAFVLDCPTGLAFNSATYQCDWADLVEDCDAEAYLGFKCPPQAQGLIQPVRFFRAPNDCQKYFLCVDDRPRVNFCGPEQAFNELINACDGLANVTGCA
- the LOC128727745 gene encoding beta-1,4-glucuronyltransferase 1-like, whose amino-acid sequence is MTALSHRVNYKPLLVDDATMVARRSTVLRTVLLLVILFFILFCLMGYYYQPKVGTDYTRNQYLEEGVTHEALLRRLKTILNCNKQSNAYQLERHGEHYVLRNFITTERPVECYETITYTTHGDHTFLDNVVPLLERWLAPVSIAVYAPGKDLDRAVELIRYLVDCHERRSLVKEYVSFHLYFGREHLPENPIHHYRKLLATPLDCANTNLTNVSGGFVDTYRMEHNLTYPVNVARNIARSSAQTHFVLASDIELYPNPDFIPMFLRMIAHPFYQYTLHSPSVYVLPVFEVAEGRDIPVDKAHLLKALEQGEAIKFHEKICSNCHTVPGYAEWLDVVKYDYTMDIQVTSKREGAFSSWEPIYVGTQREPQYEERLSWEGKADKMTQGFIMCILGYDYHVLDNGFLVHRPGIKTMAQANRPSQQSKQRAFMHSTIEGEIVALYGKREGCRI